The window TATTTCTGTAACGCCTCTCTGTGCCAGTGCACAGCAAAAACCTAGGAAAAAGTGTAGAGTAGGGTGCTCTTCCATGCTCCTCACCTCGCTCGAAAATGTGTATATGCAACCCAGCTTTGTGCTCGGTTGGCTCGATTATAACAGATAAAACCGAAACCTGGCCTTATAGGGTATAATGGGTTCGATTTGGAATAAACCAAGTTGACCCTCTACAAGCGAAAGCGAGCCGCATGAAGCTCAGAGATATGGAGTTCGGCAATGTCTTCTGTGCTCCGGGTGCTCGCGGCTTCGGCGGCGAGGGCTACCCGTTCCACAAGGCAGCCCGGCTGCTAGGTATGACCTGGAAAGGCACCACATTCGTAGCCAAAACCATGACCATGAGAGCCTGTATCGGCAACCTGCCGCTAAAGGGTGACGGGATGACACCGAAAGAGAAGCGGCCGAGGTCGGTTGTAGTTAAGCCATTCAGCGGGCACGTGCTGAATGCAGCCGGCCTGAGTAATCCGGGTGCGGCCTGGCTGTTTTCCCGAGCTGGGTGGAATAACCTCACGGAGCCTTTCGTGCTCTCCTTTATGGCGGCTGAGGAAACCCCGGAAGCGCGAATGAATGAGCTGAACCAGTTCGTAACAGTGTTCGAACATTACCTGTACGCACTGAGTGATTTCCAGGCACCGGTGGCGCTTCAGCTGAACTTCGGTTGCCCAAATATGAGCTTTAGGGCCGACGCACTGCTAGATGAAATCCGCGAAATGCTAGAACTCGCCTCTGGACTGAGCATTCCCCTGATTGCCAACTTCAGCCCGGTGACGCCAGAGCAGGTAGTTGCCCAGACGGCCTCACACCCGGCTTGTGACGCGCTCTGGATTGCCAACACCGTACCATGGGGCTACCCCGAGATCGATTGGCAAAGGATCTTCGGTACAGAAGCTTCACCACTAAGAGAGCAGGGCTTTGAGCAGAGCGGAGGCTTAAGCGGCCCGGCCTGCCTGCCGCTCACGGCCGCACTGGTTAAGAAAGCCCGGGAGTACGGCATAAGTAAGCCAATCGTAGCCGGCAATGGCATTCAGCGAGCAGAAGACGTATTACTGCTGAAGGATGTCGGCGCAGATGCCATAGCGCTTGGTATAGTTGGTATGGTTCGCCCCTGGAGGATGCGCGGCATCATCCGTACTGCAAATGAGGTGCTCGCCTAAATAAAAAAGCCCCTGACTTAGAAGTCGGGGGCTTTCGCCTTTTAAGCCTTGGCTGTGCGCTTACCTATAATTTCTTCAGCCACATTCGGCGGCACTTCCTCGTAATGATCAAATTCCATCGAGTTCGAGGCCCGGCCTTGGGTCATTGAACGCAGAGTGGTGGTGTAGCCGAACATCTCTGCCAGCGGCACGAACGCGTCTACCACCTTGGCCTGGCCACGGTCATCCATTTTCTCTATCCGCCCGCGCTTGGAGTTAAGATCACCGATAACATCACCCATAAACTCCTCGGGTGTTACCACCTCTACCTTCATGACTGGCTCGAGCAGTACCGGGCTGGCCTGCTTTACGCCGGCCTGCAGTGCCATGGAACCGGCAATCTTAAAGGCCATTTCGCTAGAGTCTACATCGTGGTACGAGCCATCGTAGAGCTTAACGTGCACATCTACCACCGGGTAGCCGGCCAGAACACCATTCTGCAAAGCTTCTTTTACACCCTGCTCAACTGGGGCAATGTATTCGCGCGGAATATTACCGCCGGTAATAGCGTTCTTGAATTCAAAGCCTGCGCCCGGCTCCTGCGGGGTCAGCTCCAGCCAGACATGGCCGTACTGGCCGCGGCCGCCGGATTGGCGAATGTACTTGCCTTCGATCTTGGCCGGCTTGCGAATGGTTTCGCGGTAAGCCACCTGCGGGCGGCCAATATTGGCCTCTACCTTAAACTCACGCTTCATACGATCTACAATAATATCCAGGTGCAGCTCGCCCATACCAGAAATCAAAGTCTGGTTGGTTTCGTGATTAGTCGTCATTCTAAATGTCGGATCTTCCTCGGCCAGGCGCTGCAGAGCAATACTCATCTTCTCTTGGTCGGCCTTGGTCTTCGGCTCGATGGCGATGGAAATAACCGGCTCTGGGAAGGTGATAGATTCCAGTACAATCGGGTGAGCCGGATCGCACAAGGTATTACCAGTAGTGGTAGCCTTAAGCCCCACGGCGGCGGCGATTTCGCCCGAATAGACCTCGCTGACTTCCTCGCGGTGGTTTGCGTGCATTCTAAGTATTCGCCCCAGCCGCTCCTTTTCGCCCGTGCTGGAGTTTAGGATATATGAGCCGGATTTTAATACACCCGAGTACACACGGAAAAAAGCCAGCTTACCCACGAACGGGTCGGCGGCGATCTTAAAGGCCAGGGCAGCAAACGGCTCTTCGTCTGATGCCTTACGGGTAATCTCATCGCCGCTTTTAGGCTCGATACCAGTAATTTCTGGCACATCCAGCGGGCTGGGCAGGTATGCATTTACGGCATCAAGCAGCTGCTGCACGCCTTTGTTCTTTAGGGCCGAACCACATAATACGGGGTAGATTTCGTTAGCAAGTACCGCCTTGCGCAGACCGGCCACGATATCTTCAGGACTTAGGTCACCAGCTTCTATGTATTTATCTAGCAAGGCCTCATCGGTCTCGGCTACCCGCTCTACCAAAGTGTGGCGGTACTCAGCGGCTTTTTCCTTCATGTCTTCTGGAATCTCAGCTTCGTCAAAAACCTTACCGAGGTCGTCTTTAAAGATAATCGCCTTCATATTTACTAGGTCTATAATTCCTTTGAATCCACCCTCTGTGCCAATCGGCAGCTGTATGGCTACAGCCTTTTTGCTTAGGCGATCCCAAATGCTTTTAAGGTCGGCAAAAAAATCGGCACCGGTACGATCGAGCTTGTTTACAAAGCAAATGCGCGGCACTTCATATTTGTCGGCCTGGCGCCAAACGGTTTCTGATTGCGGTTCAACACCAGCAACCCCATCAAAAACCGTTACTCCGCCATCTAGCACCCGCAAGCTGCGCTCTACCTCTACGGTAAAATCTACGTGGCCCGGGGTATCGATGATGTTAATGCGGTGATCTTGCCAGAAGCAAGTGGTAGCAGCCGAGGTAATAGTAATGCCGCGCTCCTGCTCTTGCTCCATCCAGTCCATGGTGGCTTCACCCTCATGCACCTCACCGATTTTGTGGGTGCGACCGGTGTAAAACAAAACCCGCTCGGTAACTGTCGTTTTACCGGCGTCGATGTGGGCGATGATGCCTATATTCCTGGTTTTTTCTAAGCTATATTCTCTGGCCATGCTTCATAAATTAAAAATGGGCGTCGGCTGACACCTTGAATAGTCTATCTTATATAACCGGTTTATTCAATAGAAAAGCGGGGTAACAAACGTTACCCCGCATGTAGCTAAAAGCGATGGTCTTTTACCTCACGCCCTATTATCTGTACCTTACCGCAGCAGATGACAAAATACTTCTTTTCCCAAGTATCACCATCGACACTATCGAAGGTTTGCTCGTACGACCTAATAAGCGGCTGAGACGCTCCGCAGCTAGGGCACTCCTCGTGCTTAACTTCTGCCAGCGTCTGGACTAGCCGTCTGTTTTCGGCCACCTCTACCTCCTCCGGCAGAAGCAATTCCACCAGCAGAGGGTAGCCATCTGAGTCCATAAAGGTATAGTGAGCACCATACTTGCCTGGATCTGCGGTATTCCAGCATCTTGGCAATGCCGCCAAGATTTCTTTTATCTCTTTCAGTTCCTGGGCTCTTTGGTGGGTTTCATTTAGATATGCCTGAGCCTGCCCTCGCTTGTAATTGAGTTCCTCTACTTCAGCCTCGAACTCATCAGACGGGAGCAGGCCTGTGCCCTGGGCGGTTCTGACAGCTGTAAGGTTCATCTTCTCTCCAATCGAAAGTAGGTAGCGACATCATACAGCCTGCGGGTGAGAGGTTCTAGTCAAAACCTTTTGACTAAGCTAGGCGTAATTCAATTCTGCGAAGAAGCGCTGGCTGGGGTTTTGGGCGAGCAGGTATATTAGATCGGGCACGCTTACAATCAGTTTGTCGTCTTTAATATCCGCAATATCAGCCCAAAAGCTCTCGCCGGCTTTAACCCTAGCTTTAAGTTTGCCAGACGGGCTCTGCCCGTAAAAGAGGTGGAACAGAATCTGGCTGACCGGCTCCCCTTCCTCGCAGATAGAAATGTAGCCATCACCGCGGTGTGTGAGCGCAACACTCAAACCTGTCTTTTCCTTAAGTTCGCGCTCAGCTGCCTCTTTAACACTCTCACCTATGTGCAGCTTACCGTACGGAAAGCCCACCTGGCCGTACAGAGGCTGGCGGCGGCGGCGGAACATCAGCCACTGCCCTTCCTCGTTTTGGCAGACGATCAAAGTTACGATTCTAGGCTGCAAACGCGGTTTAAAAAGCTGCAGACTGAACTGGTCGGCCCGCACCTTGCCCTCTGGTGTCAGCTCATATAGACCATCGTCTGTCTTTTCCACCAAACCCTCTTTTGTCAGCTGGCGCAGGTGGTACATAAAGAGATTACCCTCCACCTCAGCCGGCTTAAGTTGGGAATAACGCAGCTGGGAGTTGGTGATTAGTTTATGGAAGATGTGTTTTTGCAGACGGTGCATAATTAATTAATAGTCCTTCGTGCTAGAGCATACCAGTTAATTATTTTTGACTCAAATTTTTTCGACTAGATACTATTTGACTCAAATTCTAATATGAGGTCGTTGGGTGAGAAAGCAACTTGAAAAGGAGCCGAAATGGCAGATACGAACCAACTATCGTTCAGTGCTCTCGAATGCTGGTGCGACGGCCGCCGCGGCCACACGACCGAGGAAGAAACCTCGCCATATCTGATGTACTTTAGAGGGTCAGACGGCTATAGGTTTGAAACTGAGTTTGTGGGCCTGCGCCATCTCTGCCCGGCTTGTGTAACGCGTATAAGCGAGATGATGTGCTATTACCTAGAGGAGGTGCAGTATGAGCGACTGTATTGCTGAAGAAGCTGCCGTTTTGGCAGAAAAAGAACAATGGGTTCAAAATGCTGCCAGGATAATAAGTGACTGTATCGATAATATCGATATGGAAGTTGCCGTGAGCTCAGCACGATGGGCCTCTCTTTGGCTCGATGACGTAAAGCTGTACGAGCCGCTGGAAGACAGGGATAGAGCGATAGAGGTAATTAAATCGGCCTTTAGCAGCTCACTTGAGAGAGCAGAGGGAGTTGAGCGTTACCCCACGGGGGTGCCTTCCATACGAAGCATGATTGCCGCAAAAGAGGCATTCTGCCTAGCGTATGGCAATGAAGCCCAAGGGATGAAAAAGCTCTTAGACGAAGTCTTTGCCGCCTGACCTACTCCCGGCCAAGCGTGGCCGGGAGTAATGCACTTAAGCTTGCTACACTACCCGCTTTCCCCTATAACTGCCTCTACAAACCTTGACAGTGAAAGAAGGTAAAATGTCTGGCAAACTTGAGCCAACACGGGTACGCAGCGAAGTGCTGCCAGCCGACCCGCAGCCTGTTTTTGCGCTTGTGCTGAACTTCACTGACCTATCCGATGAGCATCTTGCAGAGATTTCGATTCTATCGGGCGGAAGCGATCGCACAATCATTCAGGTTGAACCGGAACTGTTTAATACAGAAAAAGATGCAGCCGGTGCATGGCAAAAGCTTTGCAAGCTGCTTGCGCCGTACACCTACGAAATGCTGTTCATTTTGGTGCCTTGGGGATTCAGGGGATTCGAACAGATTGTGGAGGCAATCTATCTGGAGCAAGGGCGTGACCCATTCACCTTGATTCAGGTGGGATATTCCGTCTACGAGATGGGTATGGGGATGCGCCTCATAAATCAGCCTGGAGCCCTCGAGGTAGGCAGCGGGTCCTTAGAGGAGAAGATTAGATGAGCCAAGCATACGCCTTTGAGATCCCATACTGTGACGCTGAAATTGCCGCCAGACTAATTGAGTCTGTTCCACCGGATTGGAGTTGGATCGACGGACAAGTAGATGCTCCTCTGAAAGAAGTTGCGGAAGGATTGGTAGCTAGGGCCGGGTATAAAATATGCCGTTTCGACAGCATTGCAGTAGTTACCTTGAATGAGGAGGGAGAAAGAAACGATTTCTTCCATTTTTCTAGCGAACAACGCACATCAATCCTGATGTA is drawn from Candidatus Dormiibacterota bacterium and contains these coding sequences:
- the fusA gene encoding elongation factor G, with the translated sequence MAREYSLEKTRNIGIIAHIDAGKTTVTERVLFYTGRTHKIGEVHEGEATMDWMEQEQERGITITSAATTCFWQDHRINIIDTPGHVDFTVEVERSLRVLDGGVTVFDGVAGVEPQSETVWRQADKYEVPRICFVNKLDRTGADFFADLKSIWDRLSKKAVAIQLPIGTEGGFKGIIDLVNMKAIIFKDDLGKVFDEAEIPEDMKEKAAEYRHTLVERVAETDEALLDKYIEAGDLSPEDIVAGLRKAVLANEIYPVLCGSALKNKGVQQLLDAVNAYLPSPLDVPEITGIEPKSGDEITRKASDEEPFAALAFKIAADPFVGKLAFFRVYSGVLKSGSYILNSSTGEKERLGRILRMHANHREEVSEVYSGEIAAAVGLKATTTGNTLCDPAHPIVLESITFPEPVISIAIEPKTKADQEKMSIALQRLAEEDPTFRMTTNHETNQTLISGMGELHLDIIVDRMKREFKVEANIGRPQVAYRETIRKPAKIEGKYIRQSGGRGQYGHVWLELTPQEPGAGFEFKNAITGGNIPREYIAPVEQGVKEALQNGVLAGYPVVDVHVKLYDGSYHDVDSSEMAFKIAGSMALQAGVKQASPVLLEPVMKVEVVTPEEFMGDVIGDLNSKRGRIEKMDDRGQAKVVDAFVPLAEMFGYTTTLRSMTQGRASNSMEFDHYEEVPPNVAEEIIGKRTAKA
- a CDS encoding NUDIX domain-containing protein, which codes for MHRLQKHIFHKLITNSQLRYSQLKPAEVEGNLFMYHLRQLTKEGLVEKTDDGLYELTPEGKVRADQFSLQLFKPRLQPRIVTLIVCQNEEGQWLMFRRRRQPLYGQVGFPYGKLHIGESVKEAAERELKEKTGLSVALTHRGDGYISICEEGEPVSQILFHLFYGQSPSGKLKARVKAGESFWADIADIKDDKLIVSVPDLIYLLAQNPSQRFFAELNYA